From a single Mangifera indica cultivar Alphonso chromosome 19, CATAS_Mindica_2.1, whole genome shotgun sequence genomic region:
- the LOC123203723 gene encoding protein DA1-like isoform X3, with protein sequence MGWFNKIFKGSSHRISEGRYRGNYGEESNSYAPSTSGDVWSEQENEDIDHAIALSLVEESQKGERAIDRRSQLEEDEQLARAIQESLNFQSPPRYGNGHPYLPMPVQFPTGYRICAGCNAEIGHGRFLNCLNAFWHPECFCCNACRLPISDIEFSMSGNYPYHKSCYREQYHPKCDVCNHFIPTNPAGLIEYRAHPFWSQKYCPSHEHDGTPRCCSCERMEGHYHMPETRGLCLSEEQTISTIRRRTRHGTGNIPMEMITEPYKLSRRCEVTAILILYGLPRLLTGSILAHEMMHAWMRLQGFRTLNQDVEEGICQVLAHMWLDAQLRSSSGNNVASTSRNSSRQTRSKFERKLGEFFKHQIVSDASPIYGDGFRAGQMAVNKYGLGRTLDHIRMTGRFPY encoded by the exons ATGGGTtggtttaacaaaatttttaaaggcTCCAGCCACAGAATTTCAGAAGGGCGTTATCGTGGTAATTACGGAGAGGAGTCGAATTCCTATGCACCTTCAACATCAGGG GATGTGTGGTCCGAGCAAGAGAATGAAGATATAGATCATGCGATTGCACTATCCCTGGTAGAAGAAAGTCAAAAAGGAGAAAGGGCGATTG ATAGGAGATCTCAATTGGAAGAGGATGAACAACTTGCAAGAGCTATACAAGAAAGTTTGAACTTTCAATCTCCTCCTAGGTATGGAAATGGGCATCCATATCTCCCCATGCCAGTCCAATTTCCGACAGGGTACAG GATCTGTGCTGGTTGCAATGCTGAGATTGGTCATGGACGATTTCTGAATTGCCTTAATGCATTTTGGCATCCAGAATGTTTCTGTTGCAATGCGTGTCGGCTACCAATTTCTGATATTGAG TTTTCTATGTCTGGGAATTACCCTTATCATAAATCTTGCTACAGGGAGCAGTACCATCCAAAATGTGATGTTTGCAATCATTTT ATTCCAACAAACCCTGCTGGTCTTATTGAATATAGGGCACATCCCTTTTGGTCCCAGAAGTACTGCCCTTCTCATGAACATGATGGCACTCCAAGATGTTGCAGCTGTGAACGAATGGAG GGCCATTATCACATGCCAGAGACGAGAGGGCTCTGCCTTTCTGAGGAACAAACTATCAGCACA ATTCGAAGGCGAACAAGGCATGGAACAGGAAACATACCCATGGAAATGATAACTGAGCCCTACAAACTGTCACGACGCTGTGAGGTGACCGCAATACTGATTCTGTATGGCCTTCCAAG ATTACTTACCGGGTCAATCCTAGCTCATGAGATGATGCATGCTTGGATGCGACTTCAAG GTTTCCGAACTCTGAATCAAGATGTTGAAGAAGGTATTTGTCAGGTTCTAGCACACATGTGGTTGGATGCTCAGCTCCGGTCCAGTTCAGGCAATAATGTTGCATCAACCTCCAGAAATTCATCAAGGCAGACTAGatcaaaatttgagagaaaGCTGGGAGAGTTTTTTAAGCACCAGATTGTCTCGGACGCTTCCCCAATATATGGAGACGGATTTAGAGCAGGGCAGATGGCAGTAAATAAATATGGACTCGGAAGGACTCTTGATCATATCCGAATGACTGGGAGATTTCCATACTGA
- the LOC123202558 gene encoding probable galacturonosyltransferase-like 1, giving the protein MPPKSPFFLLLSLALLTTTANATQQFREAPQFYNSPDCPSLFDDIEESEATLLCSDQAVHVAMTLDSTYIRGSMAAVLSVLQHSSCPQNIAFHFVASASANASLLRATISSSFPYLNFRVYSFDDAAVSGLISTSIRSALDCPLNYARSYLANILPSCVRRVVYLDSDLVLVDDIAKLAATDLGKNSVLAAPEYCNANFTSYFTPSFWSNPSLSLTFANRKACYFNTGVMVIELDRWRGGDYTTKIEEWMELQKRMRIYELGSLPPFLLVFAGNIVPVDHRWNQHGLGGDNFRGLCRDLHPGPVSLLHWSGKGKPWARLDANRPCPLDALWAPYDLLQTPFALDS; this is encoded by the coding sequence ATGCCTCCTAAATCGCCTTTCTTCCTCTTACTCTCACTTGCTCTCTTAACCACCACCGCCAATGCCACTCAACAGTTCAGAGAAGCTCCCCAGTTCTATAATTCCCCCGACTGCCCTTCCCTTTTTGATGACATCGAAGAAAGTGAAGCCACTCTTCTCTGCTCCGATCAAGCCGTCCACGTGGCTATGACCCTTGATTCTACCTACATTCGTGGCTCCATGGCAGCTGTTCTTTCTGTTCTCCAACACTCCTCTTGCCCACAAAATATTGCCTTCCATTTTGTCGCGTCTGCATCTGCCAATGCCTCACTTCTACGCGCCACCATCTCCTCTTCCTTCCCTTATTTAAATTTCCGGGTTTATTCTTTTGATGACGCCGCCGTCTCTGGGCTCATTTCTACGTCGATTCGTTCGGCTCTCGACTGCCCTCTAAACTACGCTCGCAGTTACTTAGCCAATATTTTACCTTCTTGTGTAAGACGAGTCGTTTACCTTGACTCCGATTTGGTCCTGGTGGATGACATAGCCAAACTTGCAGCCACTGATCTTGGTAAAAATTCAGTCTTGGCTGCTCCAGAATATTGTAATGCTAATTTCACTTCATATTTTACACCGTCCTTCTGGTCTAATCCTTCTCTGTCATTAACTTTCGCAAACCGCAAAGCTTGTTATTTTAACACTGGTGTGATGGTGATCGAGCTTGATCGGTGGAGAGGAGGTGATTATACCACCAAGATTGAAGAATGGATGGAGCTGCAAAAGAGAATGAGAATATACGAACTGGGTTCATTGCCTCCATTTTTGCTAGTATTTGCAGGGAATATAGTGCCCGTTGATCATCGATGGAACCAGCATGGACTTGGAGGGGATAATTTCAGAGGGCTTTGCAGGGATTTACATCCGGGTCCTGTGAGTCTTTTACACTGGAGTGGTAAAGGCAAGCCATGGGCTAGGCTCGATGCTAACCGGCCATGTCCCTTGGATGCCCTTTGGGCTCCTTATGATCTCTTACAGACTCCATTCGCTCTGGATTCTTGA
- the LOC123203723 gene encoding protein DA1-like isoform X2, translated as MGWFNKIFKGSSHRISEGRYRGNYGEESNSYAPSTSGDVWSEQENEDIDHAIALSLVEESQKGERAIDRRSQLEEDEQLARAIQESLNFQSPPRYGNGHPYLPMPVQFPTGYRICAGCNAEIGHGRFLNCLNAFWHPECFCCNACRLPISDIEFSMSGNYPYHKSCYREQYHPKCDVCNHFIPTNPAGLIEYRAHPFWSQKYCPSHEHDGTPRCCSCERMEPRETGYVPLNDGRKLCLECLDSSIMDTNACQPLYLDIQEFYEGLNMKLGQQVPLLLVERQALNDAREGEKNGHYHMPETRGLCLSEEQTISTIRRRTRHGTGNIPMEMITEPYKLSRRCEVTAILILYGLPRLLTGSILAHEMMHAWMRLQGFRTLNQDVEEGICQVLAHMWLDAQLRSSSGNNVASTSRNSSRQTRSKFERKLGEFFKHQIVSDASPIYGDGFRAGQMAVNKYGLGRTLDHIRMTGRFPY; from the exons ATGGGTtggtttaacaaaatttttaaaggcTCCAGCCACAGAATTTCAGAAGGGCGTTATCGTGGTAATTACGGAGAGGAGTCGAATTCCTATGCACCTTCAACATCAGGG GATGTGTGGTCCGAGCAAGAGAATGAAGATATAGATCATGCGATTGCACTATCCCTGGTAGAAGAAAGTCAAAAAGGAGAAAGGGCGATTG ATAGGAGATCTCAATTGGAAGAGGATGAACAACTTGCAAGAGCTATACAAGAAAGTTTGAACTTTCAATCTCCTCCTAGGTATGGAAATGGGCATCCATATCTCCCCATGCCAGTCCAATTTCCGACAGGGTACAG GATCTGTGCTGGTTGCAATGCTGAGATTGGTCATGGACGATTTCTGAATTGCCTTAATGCATTTTGGCATCCAGAATGTTTCTGTTGCAATGCGTGTCGGCTACCAATTTCTGATATTGAG TTTTCTATGTCTGGGAATTACCCTTATCATAAATCTTGCTACAGGGAGCAGTACCATCCAAAATGTGATGTTTGCAATCATTTT ATTCCAACAAACCCTGCTGGTCTTATTGAATATAGGGCACATCCCTTTTGGTCCCAGAAGTACTGCCCTTCTCATGAACATGATGGCACTCCAAGATGTTGCAGCTGTGAACGAATGGAG CCACGTGAAACTGGATATGTTCCCCTTAATGATGGAAGGAAGCTCTGTCTAGAGTGTCTAGACTCTTCAATCATGGATACTAATGCATGCCAACCCCTGTATCTTGATATACAAGAATTTTATGAAggtttaaatatgaaattgggCCAGCAAGTTCCACTACTCTTGGTTGAGAGGCAAGCATTAAATGATGCCAGAGAGGGAGAAAAGAAT GGCCATTATCACATGCCAGAGACGAGAGGGCTCTGCCTTTCTGAGGAACAAACTATCAGCACA ATTCGAAGGCGAACAAGGCATGGAACAGGAAACATACCCATGGAAATGATAACTGAGCCCTACAAACTGTCACGACGCTGTGAGGTGACCGCAATACTGATTCTGTATGGCCTTCCAAG ATTACTTACCGGGTCAATCCTAGCTCATGAGATGATGCATGCTTGGATGCGACTTCAAG GTTTCCGAACTCTGAATCAAGATGTTGAAGAAGGTATTTGTCAGGTTCTAGCACACATGTGGTTGGATGCTCAGCTCCGGTCCAGTTCAGGCAATAATGTTGCATCAACCTCCAGAAATTCATCAAGGCAGACTAGatcaaaatttgagagaaaGCTGGGAGAGTTTTTTAAGCACCAGATTGTCTCGGACGCTTCCCCAATATATGGAGACGGATTTAGAGCAGGGCAGATGGCAGTAAATAAATATGGACTCGGAAGGACTCTTGATCATATCCGAATGACTGGGAGATTTCCATACTGA
- the LOC123203723 gene encoding protein DA1-like isoform X1: MGWFNKIFKGSSHRISEGRYRGNYGEESNSYAPSTSGDVWSEQENEDIDHAIALSLVEESQKGERAIDRRSQLEEDEQLARAIQESLNFQSPPRYGNGHPYLPMPVQFPTGYRICAGCNAEIGHGRFLNCLNAFWHPECFCCNACRLPISDIEFSMSGNYPYHKSCYREQYHPKCDVCNHFIPTNPAGLIEYRAHPFWSQKYCPSHEHDGTPRCCSCERMEPRETGYVPLNDGRKLCLECLDSSIMDTNACQPLYLDIQEFYEGLNMKLGQQVPLLLVERQALNDAREGEKNQGHYHMPETRGLCLSEEQTISTIRRRTRHGTGNIPMEMITEPYKLSRRCEVTAILILYGLPRLLTGSILAHEMMHAWMRLQGFRTLNQDVEEGICQVLAHMWLDAQLRSSSGNNVASTSRNSSRQTRSKFERKLGEFFKHQIVSDASPIYGDGFRAGQMAVNKYGLGRTLDHIRMTGRFPY, from the exons ATGGGTtggtttaacaaaatttttaaaggcTCCAGCCACAGAATTTCAGAAGGGCGTTATCGTGGTAATTACGGAGAGGAGTCGAATTCCTATGCACCTTCAACATCAGGG GATGTGTGGTCCGAGCAAGAGAATGAAGATATAGATCATGCGATTGCACTATCCCTGGTAGAAGAAAGTCAAAAAGGAGAAAGGGCGATTG ATAGGAGATCTCAATTGGAAGAGGATGAACAACTTGCAAGAGCTATACAAGAAAGTTTGAACTTTCAATCTCCTCCTAGGTATGGAAATGGGCATCCATATCTCCCCATGCCAGTCCAATTTCCGACAGGGTACAG GATCTGTGCTGGTTGCAATGCTGAGATTGGTCATGGACGATTTCTGAATTGCCTTAATGCATTTTGGCATCCAGAATGTTTCTGTTGCAATGCGTGTCGGCTACCAATTTCTGATATTGAG TTTTCTATGTCTGGGAATTACCCTTATCATAAATCTTGCTACAGGGAGCAGTACCATCCAAAATGTGATGTTTGCAATCATTTT ATTCCAACAAACCCTGCTGGTCTTATTGAATATAGGGCACATCCCTTTTGGTCCCAGAAGTACTGCCCTTCTCATGAACATGATGGCACTCCAAGATGTTGCAGCTGTGAACGAATGGAG CCACGTGAAACTGGATATGTTCCCCTTAATGATGGAAGGAAGCTCTGTCTAGAGTGTCTAGACTCTTCAATCATGGATACTAATGCATGCCAACCCCTGTATCTTGATATACAAGAATTTTATGAAggtttaaatatgaaattgggCCAGCAAGTTCCACTACTCTTGGTTGAGAGGCAAGCATTAAATGATGCCAGAGAGGGAGAAAAGAAT CAGGGCCATTATCACATGCCAGAGACGAGAGGGCTCTGCCTTTCTGAGGAACAAACTATCAGCACA ATTCGAAGGCGAACAAGGCATGGAACAGGAAACATACCCATGGAAATGATAACTGAGCCCTACAAACTGTCACGACGCTGTGAGGTGACCGCAATACTGATTCTGTATGGCCTTCCAAG ATTACTTACCGGGTCAATCCTAGCTCATGAGATGATGCATGCTTGGATGCGACTTCAAG GTTTCCGAACTCTGAATCAAGATGTTGAAGAAGGTATTTGTCAGGTTCTAGCACACATGTGGTTGGATGCTCAGCTCCGGTCCAGTTCAGGCAATAATGTTGCATCAACCTCCAGAAATTCATCAAGGCAGACTAGatcaaaatttgagagaaaGCTGGGAGAGTTTTTTAAGCACCAGATTGTCTCGGACGCTTCCCCAATATATGGAGACGGATTTAGAGCAGGGCAGATGGCAGTAAATAAATATGGACTCGGAAGGACTCTTGATCATATCCGAATGACTGGGAGATTTCCATACTGA